One Phyllopteryx taeniolatus isolate TA_2022b chromosome 12, UOR_Ptae_1.2, whole genome shotgun sequence genomic window, caatcaattcacattggtttaCTTGCAGTGGAACAACACCAGCCACGATTGCGTATCatgaaaaacattacaaaagtcccatttattattattattagttgatGATGCTAATGCACCCTTAACATGGTTTGCTAACCGCCAATAAACCccacaaaagaacaacaacaaaggaaaaaacatCAGGTACAGCCCTGTTTTGTGCTCACATTTCTTGTGTTTGCAGGTTATGTGGTGAGCAAAGTTTATGACTGTTTTTATGCAGTAGAATACTATTGAGTgtgatttttcttatttattaaaaaataaaaatcaaaaaagaCTTTAAAGGGCATTTTGGGGCTGGAGTTACCTGCATTTCTTAATGAACTGCCGAGGTATTGATCAGGACTGTGACTCAGGCAAGTGATTCAGAGGCTAAAAAATGTGATCTGGACATCCTACCTTGTTTTGAGGACCGAACCGTGATCATGGAACAAATTtgtcgtatctcaaggtacaACTTTATATTACTCCATTCACGTCATCATGAATATTATGTATTGTTCCTATGACTAGTactatacaattatttattgttacaACCCAACACTGCTGTTTTAGACTTCTTTCATTAGACTTGCGGTATCATTTCTAGTCCAGCTCCTTGGAGGGTATCCTCCACCCCTGAAATGAAAAGGTTACATACCTTGTTTCTCTTTAAGTGATGTTTCCCCGCGGAAGTCCAAGTGTTCACATCACCTCCTCGGTGGTGGACAGCGACACAGAGAGTTCTCAGGTGCTTTCGGTGCAATGTGAAATGTATCACACACACCTTGTTAAGTGTACACTCGACTGTTTGCAGTGTCCAATTTCAGCAGTTCATGCAGGAAAAACCTGTCGCGTTGTACACATGCACCAATGACTTCCATGGGAGCTGTTGAAATGATAAAAGCTTTATTGTTTACTACAACAACGTGAGTAGTTCAGGTTTATTCAACATTTGCACACGGCTTTATGAAACtgatacattttaatataaacaatgcaaacgaGGGGCATTTAGTACCACAAGTCAAACCTGGTCTTTACCAACTCATAAATCAACATTTAGATACTATTCTAAATAAACCATAATATACCAATATTATTACAACTCTGAAAACCATCTTTATAATTTATAGAATTGCTCTTACTTAATATCCTGGGCCAGGTAAAACAGTAATGCATTTAATGCAAGACAGCGCATTGCACAAAATAAGACATATATTAAATTATGCATGTCAACTGAAGCCATTAATGAAATGTGAACAATTAAACCAAAATACAGCAATTatcaaaaatacattaaatctaTGTACACTGCCAAACAAGAggtttatttaattattaaaaaaaaaaaaaaaaaagcttcttgtGCCAAAATGGtttcaggaaacaaaaacaactggatGTTCTCCTcctgaaagaaaaataattgtaatttagGAACGTGAGGTgcaaacatttacagtaaattaaattaaattcttACAGTAGATCATATTTCATCATAAGGCACTGCTATGGGTGACTGTCTCCTTCCATCTATCTGAAAAAGTTCACTCGATGACACTGGTTGTTGTTCGACTCCTGGCAGAGAATCTTTGTCATTCACCACCCCGATCTTCTCATCAACCtgttaataaaaatgtgaaCGAGAATTTGAAGGCTAAAAATCACTAAAAGGCAAGATGACACCAATACAAATTTTATGTTATTAATTGATCAGAACACATTTAGATTTCAATCTATTAAGGAGAATTAGGGCCACACTAAAAATAGAATAAAGAATCATTCTCATACTTCGACTTGAAGTTGTAGTTACAAAAAATTTACTACTATCACAATCtataaaatcaataatacaaGAATGAAACcatgaaatcaaataaaaatcatactTGAATGATGCTTAAAATTAAGCGTAGAAATAGATGACACCCACTCTAAAAAGGGTTATGACTCCCTGTATGCGCCACACGATGGAagcaaaacactacttttgaCTAAATGCCGCtcttcaattcacttcaacagactatatagttccttggcaccaagatgccacaagttggTGGCAAAGCACCACTTTTGTCTAAACTCATTTCAACACACTGCGTTGTTGAAAGGAACAACAATACTTCCTTGGCTCAAAGACATCACAAGAAGGATAGAATAGAAATCCATTAAtctattaatccattccagcctcctaaaaaaataaaaataatcatcaacaaATATGTTTGTGATGTGTTTCTTAATAAGTAGAACTCTATAATACTGTCTTTCGTAGTAATAGTGTACTACTGTAAAAATATACAGCAATGACAAAAATAGAATGTAATGAATTACACagtttttaacaaatgtttgtttcaattcaatggacattgggGCTTGCTCCTTCTGGTTtccatgccttggccacctgtgggcagtataatacagacatacagatatattGTACATGGAGACTGTCACCGGttctcagtaaactgcagtaatactGTATGTCGTTTGACTCGTATGCCCGTGAGTATTATTGTACTAActctctacatgtgttgctccaccctttgtgttgaaatatgtaTTGCTTAAAGTAATctaatcaaagcaaaaaaatatataaataaataaataaataaatagacacACACCAAATGACGGCTCGTAATGCATCTTGAAAAACTCTAATCACTTGGgccactcatatctcaaggcaccactgtacttttaaTGCTTTGACCTGAGCctttcagtgaataacagatgacagtttccaaaaagaaatCAGTGAATAGATGAACCCGCAAGTCTCAAATCACAAATATGCGGGAAAACACTATTTCAATGAGTTCCTCattcaggtgtacctaataaagtgccTGGTGATTGTatgcgctctctagtattgtttttgtgtttttcgttcgtctttggagacattatgtctccaaagtgttctctgtcaattgactgtctgttgtcgtactggagcggctccaactaccggagacaaattccttgtgtgttttttggacatacttggcaaataaagatgattctggttctgattctgaaagtgtGAATCATATGTGACCATGACTGACCTTGAACTTCAAAACTGTACTTTGCTCGATGACTGAATAGCGATTTACAGCAGGAGAACAAGGTGTCACCGGAGAGCTGGGTGATTTGGGGCTGTGGGGCAGAGAGTGGCTCCGCTTCACGGCCGAGGACACCGCCTGGGCAAAGCGGGACGGTGTGGAGGGGGAATAAGGCCTGGGGGCTGCAAAGCTCCTCAGCTTCTCCACGCTTAACCCAAAGCTCGGCTCTTTGGCCGACAGACTGCTCTGCCTTGTCATACGCGTGACTCGTGTGTCGTCCCTTTTAGGGCTCGGGTGAACATCAGTcgcaggaggagcaggaggaggcggTAGCAACATTGCTCGGTCTACTTGGTCCCCCATGTGGCCAGAAGAGGGACTGGCAGTGGGACTCTTCTCTGCAGCCGAAGTTACATAATACCCAGGTGTCTTTTTGTGCTTTGACAAGCGGAAAGATCCTGGCTTTGGTTTAGTTGCGGGCGGAACTTTAGTTGCCTTGACCTCTCCTGGAGAACCTGCTTGTGAGGAGCAGAAGCTGTGATCTGCTTGAGGCGAGGTGCTGTGTGATGAGGCGTGAGTGGCTTCAGCCAGGCATCCATTGACAGTGTTTCTTGCGGAAGTAGTAGTGCTGCTCAGTATTTCTTCCCTGGGTGTATTCAAGCGCTCGCCTGCATCTTCCGTGGCAACGGGGGGCGTCTCCAGTGTCAGTGCGACTTCAAAGTACCTCAGCTTCTCGTTCGATTTCGGAGGCACGATGGTGTATGTCGTCATCCCCACCTTGGGGATGTAGTCCCTGGTTAACTCGTTGGAAGGCTTCGGCTTTGGCTCAGGGTGCGAGGCACCGTTCGACGCAGCTTTCGGGGCAACAAGTGGTGTCGACGTCTCTGAGGCTTGGATACATTTGAGGTCTGCGGGTTGCGGCTCATCTGTTGAAGTGGAGATATCCTTCCTCTTGCTGTCCGCGGACTCCAAAGCAGCCTCCTTGACAGAGGGCAGTTCTTGTTGATGTGGCAGCTCCGGTAGGGGTGTGAAATCTGTTTGCACCTGAGCGTCCTCGCCAGCGGGGCGGGATGTGCCGATAATCTCCCAGCTCTCTGAGCTGACCGACTCCCCCTGGGGGGTGGTGGTGTTTTCCAGAACAGAATCAGCCCGAGATCTGTCTGCATCTTGCTGGAGGTCACTTGATGCATCCCCTTGGTTGTCTTTCACACTCTTGCTTGCAGGGTCTTCACACGTGGACTGGCAGAGCTCGCTTTCAACTTGACACAAGACACTTTCTGTATAAAACAGAAGCATTTACAATGTGAGACAGACCGTGGAAACCTAAAAGcagttcagttgtttttgtaaatgaatTGAGTTTGTGACCTCTACTCCTTGGCCTTAAAAATCTGTTGGAACTTGCGGCATCATCTAAGAAAGTATTATCTATTTACTGCACGAATACTGAAGTGCATTCACGTTTCTCCACAAACATTATTACtggtattattatattatttttttgacgtTCCAaaacttccacatttctcaaccgatgcaaaacatttcaatgtcaaaatattcagaTCATTCAGAACAGCCATCACATTCCTCAAATGTTCACTTTTCCCACAATTCctctaaaagaaaaacaagtcaaaattatggagaaataaaaaaaattactcaaatttgtttttctaaactGATTAAAATCTCTCTCACTAAAATATTCTATATTCCCAAATATTTCTACTTTATATTTAccgctatttatttatttcatttttcatttaacctttatttatccaggtcaagcaactgagaacagattctcatttgcaatgctgtaAAGCAAAATATTCTCCATCCtgtaattcattttttattttttttgcaaagtttcACATTCATTCCTCACATTTGAATTATTCCTAAATTATTCTCCAGTATTTTAATTCAGCGCGAGCTTTTCAATCGTCGCACGCAATTTCTACAGAATTTGCACTTTCTAGTTTGTGGAGTAGCATCTTATGTGGTAACCTGTTTGGCATTTACAACACTTGTTTAAGTCATCTGTTCAACTGTATTGAATTGGCATGACAATAATTTAGTCTTTTGTTTATGTTCATATGTTATACATTTCTGAACAAGTGAAAGGTTAGGGTTATTCAATCAGAGCAATAAAGTTTTTGATAAATATTTTCACTATGGCTCTAAACTGCTcacaggtgtgactgtgaatcattgtttgtctatatgtgccctgtgattggttgatgACCAGTCAAGGGCGGCTCACTTCTCAGCAAAAATAAGTTGTGATAGGATCCAGCTCACCAGCAGCCATGAGGAGGACAAGCACTactgaaatggatggatattttcacTATTAACTACCTATTAATTTAACTATTTCAAGCATTTCAAACCTTCAAAACAATCCACTAAAATTCAAGCACTGAAACATATAGGACTACACCAGAGTAACCCACATCACTCGACAATTTCCTGTCTgtgtatggaaaaaaaaggagcatTTGTCCATGGTAATGCACAAGGAAATGGattatacaaatacaaacaacactttttttctttttttttttaaatacctacttaaaacacattttcaaagaaataaaaacatattcgTCGATTAGGCACAACAAAGCCATACCCTGCAGTTGAGATGAGTCTGGGGCAGGAGGCACACACTCATCGGTCTGAATTGCTGAATCATTCTTGGTGCTCTGTGGCTGACTGCCAAAATCAAGCAAATTATAGGAATTAAAAGTATTTCtaagaatgattaaaaaaaataaaaaaaaaaaaattctgatttgaGAGGCCTTAGAGTTCGTACTTGCCATCTGAGGATAGATCACAAGACTGATCTTCCCCACGGCCTTTGTCAGACATTGAGCTGACAATGGGGTCTTCTCTTGCAGCTGCTGCCGTCTCCTCCATAATTTCCTCCAGTGTTTTAGCAcctaaaaagtatataaaacaGCATTGTGATCGTCACACGCAAATACACTGACAGAAAAAAGTCTTGTGACACCTTTGACTCCTCTTAACCGAATAATCAATCAGACAATTGGTCAGACCCCTTTGCTCCCCTAAGGACATACTAGAAAATTAATTGCATGCTTCCAACCTAGTGGTAACAGGAAAGACCCTTTTATATACAGAAATATACAGGTTTAGATGAAGGTTAGAAaaacaattgtaattttttaaatatccatttATTGTTCTGATGAACTACACTTTCACACTGACCGTCGCAGTcaggttttctgtttttttttcctggctcaTAATGAACACTTTCAGACTTTCGTTGTAATATTGGCGGCGTAACAAAGGCAGATAGCCACGACCAGAGAATAAAATTTAACACCAGAGGCTGAATGCCCACaccctttgtgttgaaagcaatttttGCTCTCCAGGACCCTGCTGCTGTCATCCCTACACATCCAATTACATGAATGCTCAAAACCACAACAGCTGTGTGATCTTCAGTAAACAAAGGTCAGCTTTACCATCAAGATTTGGAATCACTGCTGTAGATAAACAACAATCCACACTTACACTCACATTATAGGCACTACCCCACCACGGCAAATTTACTTACTGCATAATAGGTCATTTgtgaagtatttttatttatttaagtttcATCATCATAGTAGTCATGGGTCAACAGTTCACTCATTTGTTTAGTGTTtccttttttatgtgtgtgtgtgtgtgtgtgtgtgtgtgtgtgtgtgtgtgtgtactattCCATGTACAGCTCATTTGATGAAAGTGATAAGGCGAGATCACAAGTGCAGGTAATTTCAGGTCAACCCGAACGTAAGCAGAAAATAACCAGCGATCTTGATATTTGATAAGCAACATAAGACTAAGGAGCTCATGAACATCAGGAGGAGGAGAAATGAGGACAAAATCAGGAATGTCAGTTCAGTGCAGTGAGGTCAAACTTCCTCGAGGTTAATTCAGGGTGGCGACAACGTTTCTTCTGATGTAAACACAcagagtttgtttttaaagaccCAGGCAGAAACGCTAAATAGTCTTATTGTTGCTTTAAATTGCTTTGTGTTCAGTCCAGGGTGGAACTTCCCTCACAGGACTATACAATAATGGTAAAATGTGTGTGGACAATTACCGGAAAGTAACTCCAAAGGCGGCTCATTCCACCTCAAGAGAGAAAACTACAAGGGGTTTGAAAACACGCCGTCCTTTGAAATTCAAGGACAAAAGTGGGCAGCCAGAGATTCTTTATTTACTCTGTTTTCCTTTGAGTGGCTTTTATCTTTtaacattttagattttttaacACAACACATTATCAATTGGTTGCCTATTTGATGGCTTCAGTTTACTTGGTTAGTCAATATACTCCAGAGTGGACAACACAACAGGGAAATTTTGCATCAAGGCGCCTaaacaaaatgtgattaatttcactcataaaataaattgaaagggCAAACGTCTACCACATTGAACTGCAAAATGTCGTCCACTAGAGGGCATAAATGTCACATAAACCAAATAAACCTGCTGGGGGGGGAATCTTCTACAGCTGTAGGTTGTtctgaatgtacagtatgagtGCAATGAGCCACACTCTCAAAGTTATACATACAACAAAGACTAACCTTGCGCGTTCTCTTGAGAAGGAACTGTTTCAGGGACAGCACCACACGGGGATGTTGGCGGTGGAGGTGCCTTGCGCTTGGTTCTCTTCAGTGAAGACTCTGCAGAGGAGCCGCGACTTAAACCAGAAACCTACACAGCACAAGAAAAATCATTACTACTAACTACACATTATGTAAGTTGTAGGACATTTCATCATAACGTCATATGTAATTCCAGGTGGGaaaaaatggcttgaatgattaTTTTAGCCTTCATCTCTCCAGTccatagtttgaatgtgtgaagcgTCAGTCAAAAATAAGATGCTACAGTTAAAGATAACTGCGGAAAAATCACTCTCACAAACCCAATGATTGAGGAGTCTGTCCCTTAACAAGCAGTGATGCCGGTTGACATTCAAAAATGTGGTCCGATGACATAAGTAATCTAACGCGTTACTTTTTAGAATAgagtagtcagattacagttactttgatttatCTCCCAAtagttaccgtaatttcccgtgtataatgcgcattcccccccccccgccccaaaaaaattcaaaaatcaatggtgcCCATTATAGgaatagggggaaatgaaaaacaaaaaacgttccCATTGTAttaatgtatgccgccatctaggtTATGAAGAAGTGGTACACGTTAatttcaatatgccactgccacctagaggttatgagaaaggtgtacacttttattctaatatgccagcgccacctaCAGGCAATGataaaggtgtagcctacatgtacagttgtgctcatatgtttacataccgtggcagaatttgtgaaatattgttgttgttttttttgttgttttttttaaatacaaccgacgactgaacaacaaccatcattatttctttatggttatgttttatttgatgataatgcttttctgaaatgcttgacagttgaatcccattaaaataaaactaaatgcgTTGCGCCTGgccctttgtgttttctttaaagaattgtacccatcttacaaattctgcccaggtaatcaaacaaatgagcacaactgtgtgttttctcatttactaaataaaagtagggatgtgaatttcaaaataagagcatgtaaattaaaagaaaatattacgtgttcaaataaagtgcttaacttcagaattattatttgaaaatcatgcattgtaaaaatgcattatacaaccccaattccaatgaagttgggacgttgtgtgaaagaaaaacagaatacaatgatttgcaaatcatgttcaacctatatttaattgaatacactaccaaagacaagatatttaatgttcaaactgataaactgatagcaaataatcattaacttaaaattttatggctgcaacacgttccaaaaaagctgggactggtggcaaaaaacactgagaaagttgaggaatgctcatcaaacacctgtttggaacatcccacaggtgaacaggctaattgggaataggtgggtgccatgattaggtataaaaggagtttccctgaattggtcagtctttcacaagcaaagatggggcgaggttcacctctttgtgaacaagtgcgtgagaaaatagccgaacagtttaaggacaatgttcctcaacgtacaattgcaaggaatttagtgatttcatcatctacggtccataagatcatcaaaaggttcagagaatctggagaaatcagtaCATACAATTAAATagatatttgcaaatcattgtattctgtttttatttatgtttaacacaatgtcccaactgcattggaattggggttgtacataggtagaagggttttccagaattttaattaaactttgggggtgcgtattatacataggtgcgcattatacacgagacatTACAGTACTCGTTTGTTCAGGAGAAGCAGAGCTTAATAtgcttttgaataataatatgcAATTTATGCTCAGGCAACAGATACTCATCATTAACAAACTACAGTGCTTGGGAACACGAGGCAAGTCAATAACcaagacacttgattcagtcacggtgcatgtcataagtgtagaccaattttcagcctttgttttagtaatgatGAATAAAACAGACGAAAAACACTCCATTCTTAACTATccataactaaaatgcacacaagacTAACTACAATATCGAAAAAAGGCGAACTATTTATAAACTGAGCCGTCTGGGGCAATGACATCACGTGACGTGTTGCACGTTTTCCGCACACAGTCAACCCGCGAATACCCAAGCGGCGCAAACACAATGGACGCAGTAAAGAGTCTTTAAAGacgtgtactgagaatggtgtgcttgtttatatttaggtggctatttggcatgtcaagtctgctctaagttgctcatttaatgtggcttcaactacactcatgttcaagttattttttttcatgttgatgacataatTCTATAACTCGTGTGgagtacattaccaagtaatgggtacggttaagctaatagttttttttatactgtggGTAAGTGATATTCCTCCCACtcgacagctgctgaaagtaactaaagaGTAACTTTTTTCTaacagttacttttgaaatcagtcaAGTAACTAAGTTACGTTTTAAAgttaactgtggcaacactgtttAGAAGTGGCTAGTATGCCACCAAGCAGTCTTGAAATTTTCTCTTTACAACTCTTTACGACATTCACTCATTTATCCTCTTCACTCACAGGTTCCGCTGGAttaattcatatatttatttttttagaaatgtgtgggagtgaatgagtgagtgaatgaatgaatgaattaattaataaataaataaataaataaactattttgGTTAATATTGTCTGAAAACAGGGCAGGTCAGCAGTAGTCAATTGCGTTTCTGCCATTTGGAAGTATCCTGGCTCCCATTGTCCACAAACATTATGAACTAGTCTATTCTTCATTGCGTTAACGTTTCAATATTTGGTTTACCAACCTCACAGTCCACTGGGATAGTAGGTTCAGAGTAGAGCCTCTGACGGGTGCTGATGTCCGCGTGGCACCTCTGTGACACAAGGATGGGGGGCTGTGGTGCCCGTCTCTTCTTGGGCACGTCACCGACAGGCGATGTTGACGACATATGTGGAGGTGAGCAGGAGCTGGGCAAGGCCACGCTGAGTGGTCGAGGCTTGCTCACGAGCACTGGAGAAGCCGGGGCACTGGCCGTCGTGGCCTTTAAAGAGCAAACATCCAATCAGGACATGATAAGACCTCTGCTCCCGAACAACATGGCACATGGTCCACCAATGGAAAAGCTAAGTCAACAAACCTCCCTCTGAATGTTCAGGTACAGGTATAGGTACACCAACACATTTTAACAAGCCTACAATActatttttataaattaaatattGCTCAACTCTCCAGTATTGTAGTTGCAGAGATGTAAAATGGAAATGCTCAACACTGAGTGTACATTATAACAAGCAATATCCTTTCCCTCTCATGTAGCCAAATAACCAAATTAATATGAAAATATTACCAAATGAGCATTATCTTTGCAAAGCTCTTTTATTGTACATCAGAGCATTGTttcggtgtacctaatgaattggCCAGTGAGTATATACAGTAGGCCTATTATTACTGAAAAACTTACCTGTTCAGATGTTTTCTTGCTTTTTCCAAACTTGCTGAAGAggcctttgttttctttttctttctgattTTTATCTTTTCCAGGCATCACTGCCACTGGAAGTACACATTTGTAGTAGGCAGAAGTTTCAAGTAGTGGAAAAAGaagcaagaaaataaataaaacagatttCCTCCCTACCTGCATGTGTGGGTGAGGCTGGACCCGCAGGAAGGTCAGTGTGTCCTGTAAGTGGATAGGGTAATAAATATGGGCACTGCCACTAAAAGAGT contains:
- the cobll1b gene encoding cordon-bleu protein-like 1b isoform X3; the protein is MDVENRHEKHLNLWVSTKSKAPSPPGLKNLDSSDFSQWYPGNAHFTMDHKEKLVDKDLSLVVVLPDGVEKMTTVHGSKPLMDLLVTLCARYRLNPSSYTLELITAGCHNVKLKPSALIGTLDAEKILLKPKGDDKNKKTGPQKPEPTVRMVINYKKTQKTILRVNPQVPLTELLPAISEKCEFAESTTILLKDVHSLAPLDLSCSLNDYAIREVYARDTRGHTDLPAGPASPTHAVAVMPGKDKNQKEKENKGLFSKFGKSKKTSEQATTASAPASPVLVSKPRPLSVALPSSCSPPHMSSTSPVGDVPKKRRAPQPPILVSQRCHADISTRQRLYSEPTIPVDCEVSGLSRGSSAESSLKRTKRKAPPPPTSPCGAVPETVPSQENAQGAKTLEEIMEETAAAAREDPIVSSMSDKGRGEDQSCDLSSDGNQPQSTKNDSAIQTDECVPPAPDSSQLQESVLCQVESELCQSTCEDPASKSVKDNQGDASSDLQQDADRSRADSVLENTTTPQGESVSSESWEIIGTSRPAGEDAQVQTDFTPLPELPHQQELPSVKEAALESADSKRKDISTSTDEPQPADLKCIQASETSTPLVAPKAASNGASHPEPKPKPSNELTRDYIPKVGMTTYTIVPPKSNEKLRYFEVALTLETPPVATEDAGERLNTPREEILSSTTTSARNTVNGCLAEATHASSHSTSPQADHSFCSSQAGSPGEVKATKVPPATKPKPGSFRLSKHKKTPGYYVTSAAEKSPTASPSSGHMGDQVDRAMLLPPPPAPPATDVHPSPKRDDTRVTRMTRQSSLSAKEPSFGLSVEKLRSFAAPRPYSPSTPSRFAQAVSSAVKRSHSLPHSPKSPSSPVTPCSPAVNRYSVIEQSTVLKFKVDEKIGVVNDKDSLPGVEQQPVSSSELFQIDGRRQSPIAVPYDEI
- the cobll1b gene encoding cordon-bleu protein-like 1b isoform X4 is translated as MVSTKSKAPSPPGLKNLDSSDFSQWYPGNAHFTMDHKEKLVDKDLSLVVVLPDGVEKMTTVHGSKPLMDLLVTLCARYRLNPSSYTLELITAGCHNVKLKPSALIGTLDAEKILLKPKGDDKNKKTGPQKPEPTVRMVINYKKTQKTILRVNPQVPLTELLPAISEKCEFAESTTILLKDVHSLAPLDLSCSLNDYAIREVYARDTRGHTDLPAGPASPTHAVAVMPGKDKNQKEKENKGLFSKFGKSKKTSEQATTASAPASPVLVSKPRPLSVALPSSCSPPHMSSTSPVGDVPKKRRAPQPPILVSQRCHADISTRQRLYSEPTIPVDCEVSGLSRGSSAESSLKRTKRKAPPPPTSPCGAVPETVPSQENAQGAKTLEEIMEETAAAAREDPIVSSMSDKGRGEDQSCDLSSDGNQPQSTKNDSAIQTDECVPPAPDSSQLQESVLCQVESELCQSTCEDPASKSVKDNQGDASSDLQQDADRSRADSVLENTTTPQGESVSSESWEIIGTSRPAGEDAQVQTDFTPLPELPHQQELPSVKEAALESADSKRKDISTSTDEPQPADLKCIQASETSTPLVAPKAASNGASHPEPKPKPSNELTRDYIPKVGMTTYTIVPPKSNEKLRYFEVALTLETPPVATEDAGERLNTPREEILSSTTTSARNTVNGCLAEATHASSHSTSPQADHSFCSSQAGSPGEVKATKVPPATKPKPGSFRLSKHKKTPGYYVTSAAEKSPTASPSSGHMGDQVDRAMLLPPPPAPPATDVHPSPKRDDTRVTRMTRQSSLSAKEPSFGLSVEKLRSFAAPRPYSPSTPSRFAQAVSSAVKRSHSLPHSPKSPSSPVTPCSPAVNRYSVIEQSTVLKFKVDEKIGVVNDKDSLPGVEQQPVSSSELFQIDGRRQSPIAVPYDEI
- the cobll1b gene encoding cordon-bleu protein-like 1b isoform X5; the encoded protein is MDHKEKLVDKDLSLVVVLPDGVEKMTTVHGSKPLMDLLVTLCARYRLNPSSYTLELITAGCHNVKLKPSALIGTLDAEKILLKPKGDDKNKKTGPQKPEPTVRMVINYKKTQKTILRVNPQVPLTELLPAISEKCEFAESTTILLKDVHSLAPLDLSCSLNDYAIREVYARDTRGHTDLPAGPASPTHAVAVMPGKDKNQKEKENKGLFSKFGKSKKTSEQATTASAPASPVLVSKPRPLSVALPSSCSPPHMSSTSPVGDVPKKRRAPQPPILVSQRCHADISTRQRLYSEPTIPVDCEVSGLSRGSSAESSLKRTKRKAPPPPTSPCGAVPETVPSQENAQGAKTLEEIMEETAAAAREDPIVSSMSDKGRGEDQSCDLSSDGNQPQSTKNDSAIQTDECVPPAPDSSQLQESVLCQVESELCQSTCEDPASKSVKDNQGDASSDLQQDADRSRADSVLENTTTPQGESVSSESWEIIGTSRPAGEDAQVQTDFTPLPELPHQQELPSVKEAALESADSKRKDISTSTDEPQPADLKCIQASETSTPLVAPKAASNGASHPEPKPKPSNELTRDYIPKVGMTTYTIVPPKSNEKLRYFEVALTLETPPVATEDAGERLNTPREEILSSTTTSARNTVNGCLAEATHASSHSTSPQADHSFCSSQAGSPGEVKATKVPPATKPKPGSFRLSKHKKTPGYYVTSAAEKSPTASPSSGHMGDQVDRAMLLPPPPAPPATDVHPSPKRDDTRVTRMTRQSSLSAKEPSFGLSVEKLRSFAAPRPYSPSTPSRFAQAVSSAVKRSHSLPHSPKSPSSPVTPCSPAVNRYSVIEQSTVLKFKVDEKIGVVNDKDSLPGVEQQPVSSSELFQIDGRRQSPIAVPYDEI
- the cobll1b gene encoding cordon-bleu protein-like 1b isoform X1, with the protein product MDVENRHEKHLNLCLVNFVKPMSLVMDDHLSQPHQCSTAKRVSTKSKAPSPPGLKNLDSSDFSQWYPGNAHFTMDHKEKLVDKDLSLVVVLPDGVEKMTTVHGSKPLMDLLVTLCARYRLNPSSYTLELITAGCHNVKLKPSALIGTLDAEKILLKPKGDDKNKKTGPQKPEPTVRMVINYKKTQKTILRVNPQVPLTELLPAISEKCEFAESTTILLKDVHSLAPLDLSCSLNDYAIREVYARDTRGHTDLPAGPASPTHAVAVMPGKDKNQKEKENKGLFSKFGKSKKTSEQATTASAPASPVLVSKPRPLSVALPSSCSPPHMSSTSPVGDVPKKRRAPQPPILVSQRCHADISTRQRLYSEPTIPVDCEVSGLSRGSSAESSLKRTKRKAPPPPTSPCGAVPETVPSQENAQGAKTLEEIMEETAAAAREDPIVSSMSDKGRGEDQSCDLSSDGNQPQSTKNDSAIQTDECVPPAPDSSQLQESVLCQVESELCQSTCEDPASKSVKDNQGDASSDLQQDADRSRADSVLENTTTPQGESVSSESWEIIGTSRPAGEDAQVQTDFTPLPELPHQQELPSVKEAALESADSKRKDISTSTDEPQPADLKCIQASETSTPLVAPKAASNGASHPEPKPKPSNELTRDYIPKVGMTTYTIVPPKSNEKLRYFEVALTLETPPVATEDAGERLNTPREEILSSTTTSARNTVNGCLAEATHASSHSTSPQADHSFCSSQAGSPGEVKATKVPPATKPKPGSFRLSKHKKTPGYYVTSAAEKSPTASPSSGHMGDQVDRAMLLPPPPAPPATDVHPSPKRDDTRVTRMTRQSSLSAKEPSFGLSVEKLRSFAAPRPYSPSTPSRFAQAVSSAVKRSHSLPHSPKSPSSPVTPCSPAVNRYSVIEQSTVLKFKVDEKIGVVNDKDSLPGVEQQPVSSSELFQIDGRRQSPIAVPYDEI